From a region of the bacterium genome:
- a CDS encoding ATP-binding protein, translating into MIIYSPRRFGKTSLILETIHRLKKEGFPCIYIDVSTITSKRDFAQRLASTIAKETSKGISEAVRKIKENIPKITPKIVLKGEGDMEFFVEFEDKKSDMDKLLLNLYDLPQRIAEKKKKKLIVAFDEFQEIQRLDGEDIEKNLRAKIQHHSDVAYVFMGSKRHLMERIFNDKTRAFYKIGKHLSLRMIPKEEFSAFIIKRLKETGIRIELPLVDEILKITACHPYYTQMLMHEIWNESYPERVITAESVKRGMEQVFLNQESLFVNLWDSVSSKQRNLLVALSADEELSLCAQSTIIKYELGSAATVNKSLKALENKELVEQKGERYRIQDIFFKEWVKARGS; encoded by the coding sequence GTGATCATCTATTCCCCAAGACGCTTTGGCAAAACCTCACTTATCTTAGAGACTATCCATCGCCTAAAAAAAGAGGGTTTTCCCTGCATCTATATTGATGTCTCTACCATTACCTCAAAGAGGGATTTTGCACAAAGGCTGGCATCTACTATCGCTAAAGAAACCTCAAAGGGAATTTCTGAAGCAGTAAGAAAGATAAAAGAGAACATACCTAAAATTACACCAAAGATTGTTTTAAAAGGTGAAGGGGATATGGAGTTTTTCGTAGAATTTGAAGACAAAAAATCGGATATGGATAAACTCCTTTTAAATTTATATGACCTTCCCCAGAGAATAGCGGAAAAGAAGAAAAAGAAGCTTATCGTTGCCTTCGATGAATTTCAGGAGATACAAAGACTTGATGGTGAAGATATTGAGAAAAATTTGAGGGCAAAGATTCAACATCACAGTGATGTCGCCTATGTATTTATGGGAAGCAAACGCCATCTTATGGAGCGGATATTTAACGATAAAACAAGGGCTTTTTATAAGATTGGAAAACATCTTAGCTTAAGAATGATTCCCAAAGAAGAATTTAGTGCCTTTATCATAAAAAGGCTTAAAGAGACAGGAATAAGAATAGAATTACCATTGGTTGATGAGATTCTTAAAATTACTGCGTGCCATCCTTATTATACCCAAATGCTTATGCATGAGATATGGAATGAATCATATCCTGAGAGGGTAATTACTGCTGAATCAGTCAAAAGGGGGATGGAACAAGTCTTTTTAAATCAGGAATCCCTTTTTGTTAATTTATGGGATTCGGTGTCCTCAAAACAAAGAAACCTTTTGGTTGCTTTATCCGCTGATGAGGAACTATCTCTTTGTGCCCAGTCAACGATTATAAAATACGAGCTGGGTTCAGCGGCTACGGTGAATAAATCTTTAAAGGCATTAGAGAATAAAGAGCTGGTTGAGCAAAAAGGAGAAAGATATAGGATACAAGATATATTCTTTAAAGAATGGGTTAAGGCTCGGGGAAGTTAA